The Nitrospirota bacterium DNA window AAAAAGACTGAGATAGATCAACCTCTGAGCATCTTTAGAATGGCAGGCGGCACAGGATACAACATCAAAATGTGCTCCTGCAAATGATGAAAGAGTAATAGGTGGATTGGATAGCCACTTACTATGAATTTTTTCTATATCCTTGTGACACTTGAGACATCCATCCTTTATTTTAGTGGTCATTTTTGTTGATTCAACATCATGTGCATTATGGCAGCCTGAGCATGTCGGGGTGCCAGATTTTCCCTGCATCCTTAGCTCTTCATGAATGCTGTTCTTATAAGAGTCATACATATCACTATGGCATTTATTACAAAGTGTGAGCCCCAATGTTTTATCAATGCTTGCTTTCCCGATTGCATGGCTTCCGTGACATCCTACACAAGAGGGTGCTTTTTGATTACCACTTTTGAGCATTGAATAGTGGATACTTGTTTCATATTTCTTATAAGCATCTTCATGGCATTTATTGCAGAGTTCTGAAGATAACAGAGAATATTCTGCAAGATTCTCATATGTTTTACTTGGATGCTGAGTCTTCGAAAAACCTGTATGACAATCTCCACATTTAAGACCTGAATGAACTGAACCTTTTACGGATGCTTCATCCACATATAGAATAAGCGTTTCTCCATTTTTCATCCTCATGCTTATTTTGTTCTTGTGGCATGAAAGACAATATGCATTCTCGGGTGCTGTTGCTTTTGCAGCCTTCATGCTCTTTATGGTATGTGAACCATGGCATGAAATACAGTTGTCTTTTGCAATTAGAGCATAGTGTGCAGCATTTTTTCTTAATTGATCATCTGTATGACATATGGTGCATGCCTTTGCAGCTGCTGTAATATATTCTTTCCTGCTTTTGAATGTTCTAAAAGGATGCTTATTTTTTGAAAAATCCATATGACAGGCAGTGCAGTCGAAATTGCCATGAACAGAATTCTTGAAAGTGTCTCTATTGATAAAAAGGCTTAATAATTCAGCACTGCTCAATGTCATACTAAAATCAAATTTATGACAGGTTAAACAATATTGCGTATCACTTATTTTCTTTTTCCAATCTGCCATTTTTAAAATGTAATGTGCGCCATGGCATTCAGAACAGAAGATGTTCTTTACCTTCGTTGTCAGGTAATTATGCATTGGTAACTTTTCTTTTGGAATTTCTCCATGGCATAAAATACAGACCTCTGAAGCTCTTGCTGAATATTCTTTCTTGCTATTTATCTTTTTTTCCTGAGGATGATTTTCCATAGATATATCCATATGACACCCTGCACATCCGAGTGTGCTGTGTGCAGAATTTGCAAATTCGTTACCATTGATATATAGAGAGAGGATTTCTTTATTGGCAAGCTGTTTTGTCAGGCTATTATCCGAATGGCATCCAAGACACATCTGAGCTTCATCTGAGAGCTTCCCTTTTGCAGAGACTATATATAATGGAAAAACAGTGAAGGATATAAAAAGCAATAAAATAATAATTTTCTTTCCTTTATCCATATAACCCCCTGTCTCTAAAATATTCCTATGAAAAAAAGACGTATAATGTATAGCATATCCAATTAATAGAATGCAAGAATAATTACATTGTTTTGACAGAAAAAATATATTTTCTTATAATTTTGTTATATTTTATAAATTAGGAAGAATTTTTGATACCGTATAAAGATGATAACCCGACTTATAGAATTCCTGTTATAACTATAATTATTATTGTATTGAATATTTTAGCCTTTTTTTTGCAGATGGCTTATCCTTCTGGATTTAAAGAAGTAGCATATGCTTATGGAGCAATTCCACATTCTATACTTACGTTCGAATCAACTCAACCAATTCATCCTGCAGCTACAATATTCACCTCAATGTTCATGCATGGAGGTTTATTTCATCTCGGAGGTAATATGCTCTATTTATGGATATTTGGCAATAATATCGAGGACAAGCTAGGCCATATACGTTTTGTAATATTTTATAT harbors:
- a CDS encoding cytochrome c3 family protein, giving the protein MDKGKKIIILLLFISFTVFPLYIVSAKGKLSDEAQMCLGCHSDNSLTKQLANKEILSLYINGNEFANSAHSTLGCAGCHMDISMENHPQEKKINSKKEYSARASEVCILCHGEIPKEKLPMHNYLTTKVKNIFCSECHGAHYILKMADWKKKISDTQYCLTCHKFDFSMTLSSAELLSLFINRDTFKNSVHGNFDCTACHMDFSKNKHPFRTFKSRKEYITAAAKACTICHTDDQLRKNAAHYALIAKDNCISCHGSHTIKSMKAAKATAPENAYCLSCHKNKISMRMKNGETLILYVDEASVKGSVHSGLKCGDCHTGFSKTQHPSKTYENLAEYSLLSSELCNKCHEDAYKKYETSIHYSMLKSGNQKAPSCVGCHGSHAIGKASIDKTLGLTLCNKCHSDMYDSYKNSIHEELRMQGKSGTPTCSGCHNAHDVESTKMTTKIKDGCLKCHKDIEKIHSKWLSNPPITLSSFAGAHFDVVSCAACHSKDAQRLIYLSLFDRKSGKPLPEEELAKLLETDSEGLMAKLDTNKDGSIDSNELWNIFTQLYKKGTLSIFHGKMDVSKATEAHQISAKKEAVRECEKCHHPEAEFFGNVMIAINRSDGKTTLLQTKKEVLNSIYTILPVSKFYALGSTNIKLFDILFIIALIGGIAVPIGHITFRIITSPLRSLRRMGKGGKK